A window of the Helianthus annuus cultivar XRQ/B chromosome 4, HanXRQr2.0-SUNRISE, whole genome shotgun sequence genome harbors these coding sequences:
- the LOC110938176 gene encoding uncharacterized protein LOC110938176 isoform X2 has translation MATACHMSLLLLLALVALTPSTTSAASPNPNLLNLHQLLQLLGFPPGLIPDPVDSFTITPAGLLPPTFDFTVRFKEPCYVKYVYLNYYAPVFTGKITFGKISGMIGHKDQFPTGEWVDMYDVTAVGQKLYFTFATANVTYDRSLFEEVKTCTNGPLLPADYSNELISQLPISAE, from the exons ATGGCTACTGCTTGTCATATGtctctcctcctcctccttgCCCTTGTCGCACTCACACCTTCCACCACCTCAGCTGCATCCCCAAAcccaaacttattaaacttacACCAACTTCTCCAACTACTTGGATTTCCGCCCGGCCTTATACCTGATCCCGTCGACTCTTTCACTATAACCCCTGCAGGCCTTTTGCCACCCACCTTCGACTTCACCGTCCGCTTTAAGGAACCATGTTACGTAAAATACGTATACCTCAATTACTATGCCCCGGTGTTTACCGGAAAGATCACATTCGGTAAAATTTCCGGGATGATAGGCCATAAGGATCAATTCCCGACGGGCGAATGGGTAGATATGTACGACGTCACAGCGGTTGGCCAAAAACTCTACTTCACATTTGCTACTGCAAATGTAACGTACGATAGATCGCTGTTTGAGGAGGTTAAGACTTGCACAAATGGTCCTCTTCTTCCTGCTGATTACTCTAACGAACTCATCTCTCAG CTTCCAATCAGTGCAGAATAA
- the LOC110938178 gene encoding uncharacterized protein LOC110938178, which produces MATASHMSLILLLALVALTPSTTSAASPNPNLLNLHQLLQLLGFPPGLIPDPVDSFTITPASLLPPTFDFTVRFKEPCYVKYVYLNYYAPVFTGKITFGKISGMKGHKDQFPTGEWVDMYDVTAVGQKLYFTFATANVTYDRSLFEEVKTCTNGPLLADHSNELISQLPISAE; this is translated from the exons ATGGCTACTGCTTCTCATATGTCTCTCATCCTCCTCCTTGCCCTTGTCGCACTCACACCTTCCACCACCTCAGCTGCATCCCCAAAcccaaacttattaaacttacACCAACTTCTCCAACTACTTGGATTTCCGCCCGGCCTTATACCTGATCCCGTCGACTCTTTCACTATAACCCCTGCAAGCCTTTTGCCACCCACCTTCGACTTCACCGTCCGCTTTAAGGAACCATGTTACGTAAAATACGTATACCTCAATTACTATGCCCCGGTGTTTACCGGAAAGATCACATTCGGCAAAATTTCCGGGATGAAAGGCCATAAGGATCAATTCCCGACGGGCGAATGGGTAGATATGTACGATGTCACAGCGGTTGGCCAAAAACTCTACTTCACATTTGCTACCGCAAATGTAACATATGATAGATCGCTGTTTGAGGAGGTTAAGACTTGCACAAATGGTCCTCTTCTTGCTGATCACTCTAACGAACTCATCTCTCAG CTTCCAATCAGTGCAGAATAA